A single region of the Macrotis lagotis isolate mMagLag1 unplaced genomic scaffold, bilby.v1.9.chrom.fasta BILBYCTG032, whole genome shotgun sequence genome encodes:
- the LOC141504035 gene encoding plasma membrane calcium-transporting ATPase 4-like isoform X1 codes for MVTGDNINTTRTIAIKCGILSHHDEYLCIERKDFNQVFQNEKGEVQQEQLDKIWPRLRVLARSSPTDKHTLVKVLIVEFGGNPFSCTNLTLNQWLWCLFRAAL; via the exons ATGGTGACAGGAGACAATATCAATACAACCCGAACTATTGCCATTAAGTGTGGCATCCTGAGTCATCATGATGAATACCTCTGTATAGAGCGCAAAGACTTCAACCAAGTTTTCCAAAATGAGAAGGGTGAG GTGCAGCAGGAACAGTTAGACAAGATATGGCCCAGGCTTCGGGTGCTGGCTAGATCATCCCCTACTGACAAGCACACACTCGTGAAAG taCTGATAGTGGAATTTGGGGGAAATCCTTTTAGCTGCACAAACCTTACCTTGAACCAGTGGCTATGGTGTCTTTTCAGAGCTGCTCTGTGA
- the LOC141504035 gene encoding plasma membrane calcium-transporting ATPase 4-like isoform X2 — MVTGDNINTTRTIAIKCGILSHHDEYLCIERKDFNQVFQNEKGEVQQEQLDKIWPRLRVLARSSPTDKHTLVKGVSHTTHVC, encoded by the exons ATGGTGACAGGAGACAATATCAATACAACCCGAACTATTGCCATTAAGTGTGGCATCCTGAGTCATCATGATGAATACCTCTGTATAGAGCGCAAAGACTTCAACCAAGTTTTCCAAAATGAGAAGGGTGAG GTGCAGCAGGAACAGTTAGACAAGATATGGCCCAGGCTTCGGGTGCTGGCTAGATCATCCCCTACTGACAAGCACACACTCGTGAAAG GAGTAAGTCATACTACACATGTGTGCTGA